The Arachis ipaensis cultivar K30076 chromosome B07, Araip1.1, whole genome shotgun sequence genome includes a window with the following:
- the LOC107608493 gene encoding probable WRKY transcription factor 50 has translation MSSDKNKKAADSPENGDSTNQWFFELSDYLKLNDDDDDQWPDDDNVPPPLPEAEPLFFPNTNEVGDFGASGSGSNHLQGSSNAREVSGSEKKDVRERVAFKTKSEVEIIDDGYRWRKYGKKMVKNSPNPRNYYRCTVDGCRVKKRVERDREDPTYVITTYEGNHTHPTS, from the exons ATGAGTAGTGATAAGAATAAAAAAGCAGCAGATTCACCTGAAAACGGTGATTCCACCAACCAGTGGTTCTTTGAGCTCTCTGACTACTTGAAgctgaatgatgatgatgatgatcaatGGCCAGATGATGATAATGTTCCACCACCACTACCAGAAGCAGAGCCATTATTTTTTCCCAATACTAATGAAGTTGGAGATTTTGGAGCAAGTGGCAGCGGCAGTAACCACCTTCAAGGGTCTTCTAATGCTC GAGAGGTTAGTGGAAGTGAGAAGAAAGATGTTAGGGAGAGAGTTGCATTCAAAACCAAGTCCGAGGTTGAAATCATAGACGATGGTTACAGGTGGAGGAAGTACGGAAAGAAAATGGTTAAGAACAGCCCAAACCCAAG AAACTACTATAGGTGTACAGTGGATGGATGTCGGGTAAAGAAGAGAGTTGAAAGAGACAGGGAAGATCCCACATATGTAATTACAACCTACGAAGGAAACCATACTCACCCAACATCTTAG